Proteins from a single region of Nitrososphaerales archaeon:
- a CDS encoding phosphate uptake regulator PhoU, translating to MDELRKVQKVGYSTLSVSIPKEFAKDLRLGPGDSLLFRQDADGTLRLMPATSAKKSSKVMIRAEQVGSGEMLARLIIGSYALGYDRIEIVSRNPLGRVTVDKAVETIKRLRGLEVVESDSRHIVAQSFTDPTKFPVDSLIKRLQMLVSESLGNVVEALDLKRTGSLNDVKRVQDEIDELYWLIARQLLVALNRRELASEIGIESPLHASGDRVCAKTLDEIGAIILDIAEELVRLKSKGTKMDLAVVEKIRGLAASAGEAFNVTVESLLAPDIKLLDRSAALVEETLRLEEEIAHEMLETGEYGFARVLVSHFAQLARYCNIIIEIASHRLLRKTSRIATVQ from the coding sequence GTGGACGAGCTCAGGAAGGTGCAGAAGGTGGGCTACTCGACGCTATCGGTGTCGATACCCAAAGAGTTCGCCAAGGACCTGCGATTGGGGCCCGGCGACAGCCTCCTGTTCAGGCAGGACGCTGACGGGACGCTCAGGCTCATGCCTGCAACGAGCGCGAAGAAGTCGAGCAAGGTCATGATCAGGGCGGAGCAGGTGGGCAGCGGGGAGATGCTTGCGAGGCTCATCATCGGCTCGTACGCACTTGGCTACGACAGGATAGAGATAGTGAGCAGGAACCCGCTCGGGAGGGTGACCGTGGACAAGGCTGTCGAGACGATTAAGAGGCTCCGCGGCCTGGAGGTCGTGGAGTCTGACAGCAGACACATCGTCGCGCAGAGCTTCACTGACCCCACCAAGTTCCCGGTCGATTCGCTGATCAAGCGGCTGCAGATGCTCGTCTCAGAGAGCTTGGGCAACGTGGTTGAGGCGCTGGACCTGAAGAGGACCGGGAGCCTGAACGATGTGAAGAGGGTCCAAGACGAGATCGACGAACTCTACTGGCTGATAGCGAGGCAGCTGCTCGTCGCACTGAACAGGAGGGAACTGGCGTCTGAGATAGGGATTGAGTCGCCGCTCCACGCCTCGGGCGACAGGGTCTGCGCGAAGACGCTCGATGAGATTGGGGCCATAATCTTGGACATAGCGGAGGAGCTGGTCAGGTTAAAGTCGAAGGGGACGAAGATGGATTTGGCCGTGGTGGAGAAGATCAGGGGGCTCGCTGCCAGTGCGGGCGAGGCGTTCAACGTCACGGTCGAGAGCCTGCTGGCGCCAGACATCAAGCTGCTGGATAGGTCAGCGGCGCTCGTGGAGGAGACGCTGAGGCTGGAGGAGGAGATAGCCCACGAGATGCTGGAGACTGGCGAGTACGGGTTTGCCAGGGTCTTGGTATCGCACTTCGCTCAACTGGCCAGGTACTGTAACATCATCATCGAGATAGCCTCCCACAGGCTGCTGAGGAAGACGAGCAGGATAGCCACCGTCCAGTAA
- a CDS encoding hemerythrin domain-containing protein produces the protein MELEDLVAVLVAEHTEMKAGLENLRSALEARDYAAAKAILAGLKAVFTRHIADEEAQVLKVLIEAYGVKGAEDAIMVFRQHRPMYTLMEAIERFAALSPAELESKEEELNGLFGQHTKAEEERIFPWALSTHRSGTQH, from the coding sequence ATGGAACTGGAAGACCTGGTCGCAGTCCTAGTGGCGGAACACACCGAGATGAAGGCAGGACTGGAGAATCTCCGAAGCGCCTTGGAAGCTAGGGACTATGCGGCCGCCAAGGCGATCCTGGCGGGGCTCAAGGCCGTCTTCACGCGGCACATTGCGGACGAGGAGGCGCAGGTGCTCAAAGTCCTGATAGAAGCGTATGGGGTGAAGGGAGCAGAGGACGCGATCATGGTCTTCCGCCAGCACAGGCCGATGTACACGCTGATGGAGGCGATTGAGCGGTTCGCCGCGCTCTCCCCCGCCGAGCTCGAGTCGAAGGAAGAGGAGCTGAATGGGCTCTTCGGCCAGCACACTAAGGCGGAGGAGGAGCGCATCTTCCCGTGGGCCCTCTCGACCCACAGGTCAGGGACCCAGCATTAG
- a CDS encoding ABC transporter ATP-binding protein, which yields MEGLDCDRLTKVYSGSGGKTALDSVDIDIPSKGVFSLIGMNGAGKTTLVRILATQLEPTSGGASIRGMDVMKDAKKLREVIATVPQEARTVPWMTPKQTVLSYLLWRGVGYGEAKAKASEVLAKVGIEHHEDTLNRRLSGGMKRKVLVATVLASDAEIIFLDEPTTGLDPISRRELWTFLANLAEDRFLILTTHYLEEAEQLATVIGILHKGKVVGLGSLDQLRSEVGYQYSIMVASAKELPPVPDGLVTRGRSGQTQILTDEVEAHRISRQLLEDGSKFSMSRISLDDIFFRLVNKSEAGVVAR from the coding sequence ATGGAAGGGCTCGACTGCGATCGGCTGACCAAGGTCTACAGCGGCTCAGGCGGCAAGACGGCCCTGGACTCGGTGGACATCGACATTCCATCCAAGGGCGTCTTCTCCCTGATAGGCATGAACGGCGCTGGAAAGACGACCCTCGTCAGGATTCTGGCCACGCAGCTGGAGCCGACCTCGGGAGGAGCGTCGATCAGGGGCATGGACGTGATGAAGGACGCGAAGAAACTGCGAGAGGTGATTGCCACTGTCCCCCAGGAGGCAAGGACGGTACCATGGATGACTCCCAAGCAGACGGTCCTCTCCTACCTGCTCTGGAGGGGCGTCGGCTACGGGGAGGCGAAGGCCAAGGCCTCGGAGGTGCTGGCGAAGGTGGGAATCGAGCACCACGAGGACACGCTCAACAGGCGCCTCTCTGGCGGGATGAAGAGGAAGGTGCTCGTGGCCACCGTCCTCGCTTCCGACGCAGAAATCATCTTCTTGGACGAGCCGACCACCGGCCTCGACCCAATCTCAAGGCGCGAACTCTGGACGTTCCTGGCCAACTTGGCGGAGGACAGGTTCCTGATTCTCACGACCCACTACCTCGAGGAGGCGGAACAGCTCGCCACCGTCATCGGGATACTGCACAAAGGGAAGGTCGTCGGGCTGGGCAGCCTCGACCAGCTCCGCTCCGAGGTCGGGTACCAGTACAGCATCATGGTCGCTTCAGCCAAGGAACTTCCTCCAGTCCCCGACGGCTTGGTGACGAGGGGACGCTCCGGGCAGACACAGATACTGACAGACGAGGTCGAGGCGCACAGGATCTCGAGGCAGCTCCTGGAGGACGGCTCCAAGTTCTCGATGAGCCGCATCTCTCTCGACGACATCTTCTTTCGTCTGGTGAACAAGAGCGAGGCAGGGGTCGTAGCCCGATGA
- a CDS encoding ABC transporter permease, with amino-acid sequence MKSWARQILASVLVNSVYEMKNYPVVLLNTVLSPLSFLLVIAFVSRGQLIGEAIEGGFIMSMFQSGMSLQGDLSHLKNDFKLQDMVVSSPTAPAAYVSGMALAEIIYSLPALVVLTILAAIYIHPGVVQALELLCVFLLMFLASVTLGFTLSTFSSDIVQSFAFSRLISTLFSTLPPVYYPITYIPLPYRYIAYLSPTTYAAEIAQSAAGLVPLSTIETAVAWVVMLAVAAVLSLIAVKKARWREV; translated from the coding sequence ATGAAGTCCTGGGCTAGGCAGATACTCGCATCCGTGCTGGTGAACTCTGTCTACGAGATGAAGAACTACCCAGTAGTCCTCCTGAACACAGTCCTCTCCCCACTCTCTTTCCTGCTAGTCATCGCATTCGTCAGCAGGGGGCAGCTGATCGGCGAAGCGATCGAAGGCGGCTTCATAATGAGCATGTTCCAGAGCGGCATGTCTCTGCAGGGGGACCTCTCTCACCTGAAGAACGATTTCAAGCTCCAGGACATGGTTGTCAGCTCGCCGACCGCCCCGGCCGCCTACGTCAGCGGCATGGCACTGGCCGAGATCATCTATTCCCTCCCGGCCCTCGTCGTGCTCACAATCCTCGCTGCAATCTACATCCATCCTGGGGTGGTCCAGGCTCTTGAGCTCCTTTGCGTCTTCCTTCTGATGTTCCTCGCATCTGTGACTCTCGGGTTCACCCTTTCCACCTTCTCGAGCGACATTGTGCAGAGCTTCGCGTTCTCAAGGCTGATTTCCACGCTCTTCTCGACCCTCCCGCCTGTCTACTATCCGATTACCTACATACCTCTCCCCTACAGGTACATCGCTTACCTCTCTCCAACCACCTACGCCGCGGAGATAGCGCAGAGTGCTGCCGGTCTCGTCCCGCTCTCGACAATCGAGACAGCGGTCGCTTGGGTCGTCATGCTCGCAGTCGCTGCCGTCTTGTCGCTCATAGCCGTGAAGAAGGCGAGATGGAGGGAGGTCTGA